The following are encoded in a window of Strix uralensis isolate ZFMK-TIS-50842 chromosome 30, bStrUra1, whole genome shotgun sequence genomic DNA:
- the LOC141935962 gene encoding E3 ubiquitin-protein ligase HUWE1-like, with the protein MRTYQSSLMAWRRCPTSPRGCRRGCCSWRPCSRRWSRCTGPSRRGGVGAAAGAGGGRQRPRRPALGTGHPPPPRPHRLARLHHDVRPHVSRGAVNQWGSQLGLSVLGRLSQLYCSLVWESTVLLSLCTPNSLPPVCEFGQADMQKVVPKEEKAAPSPPPGREEGSLTFFICLVGFTSPVLFDERKFPYHLMLQKFLCSGGHNALFETFNWALSMGGKVPVMEGLEHPDLPDGTGGVFRRLIDVGGENGEPQHGAGVAPRAAGQSPRSRPAPLQRPAIPCHPEEGSPKEPQVNQQQLQQLMDMGFSQEHAMEACSTPAPWSKQPNTSSPALTPLMGRVVWDLSMSEEDQMMHAVAMSLGQDIPMDQRAESPEEAGCRKEEECRAHERQEEAAAKCLEKFEGAEPLEVAELLAFTDSMLLGCSQLLDELPDTVYRVCDLITTAIKCNGAAYCDSVLKQVVKQVWEAATSSSRRRCHSPPVTPKRCRNGSAKWRLCLKPPTWPCGSFSQPTPSWYSKKRLDQMNKEL; encoded by the exons atgcgtacgtACCAGTCAAGTTTGATGGCGTGGAG ACGCTGTCCCACGAGCCcaaggggctgcaggaggggctgctgcagctggaggccGTGCTCTCGGCGCTGGAGCCGCTGCACCGGCCCATCGAGGCGCGGGGGGGTTGGTGCTGCtgcgggagctggggggggccggCAGCGTCCCCGACGCCCCGCTCTCGGCACAGGCCACCCCCCTCCTCCACGCCCTCACCGCCTCGCACGCCTGCATCATGATGTTCGTCCACACGTGTCGCGTGGGGCAG TGAACCAGTGGGGGTCCCAGTTGGGGCTGAGCGTGTTGGGGAGGCTCAGTCAGCTCTACTGCTCCTTGGTGTGGGAGAGCACCGTGCTGCTCTCGCTCTGCACCCCAAACAG TCTCCCCCCGGTGTGTGAGTTCGGGCAGGCCGACATGCAGAAGGTGGTGcccaaggaggagaaggcagcacccagcccccccccagggcGGGAAGAGGGCAG CCTCACCTTCTTCATCTGCTTGGTGGGTTTTACCTCCCCCGTGCTCTTTGACGAGCGCAAGTTCCCGTATCACCTCATGCTGCAGAAATTCCTCTGCTCCGGTGGCCATAACGCGCTCTTCGA GACTTTCAACTGGGCTCTCTCGATGGGGGGTAAAGTACCAGTGATGGAAGGTTTGGAACACCCTGATTTACCCGACGGTACCGGGGGAGTTTTTCGACGCTTGATTGATGTTGGTGGAGAAAACGGTGAACCCCAGCATGGTGCTGGAGTCGCCCCACGCGCTGCCGGCCAAAGCCCCCGCTCACGGCCAGCCCCACTTCAGCGCCCTGCAATTCCTTGTCACCCAGAAG aggggtcCCCAAAGGAACCCCAAGTcaaccagcagcagctgcagcag CTGATGGACATGGGTTTCTCCCAGGAACACGCCATGGAGGCGTGCTCAACACCAGCACCATGGAGCAAGCAACCGAATACCTCCTCACCCGCCCTCACCCCCCTCATGGGGAGAGTCGTATGG gatctGAGCATGTCGGAGGAGGACCAGATGATGCATGCCGTCGCCATGTCCTTGGGCCAGGACATCCCCATGGACCAGCGGGCAGAGTCCCCCGAg GAAGCCGGCTGCCGCAAAGAAGAAGAATGCCGCGCCCATGAACGCCAAGAAGAAGCAGCCGCCAAATGTCTGGAAAAATTCGAAGGGGCCGAACCTTTGGAAGTGGCCGAGCTGTTGGCTTTCACCGACTCCATGTTGCTGGGGTGCTCCCAGCTCCTCGACGAGCTCCCCGACACTGTCTACCGTGTCTGCGACCTCATCACGACGGCCATCAAATGCAACGGCGCCGCCTACTGCGACTCCGTCCTCAAGCAAGTCGTCAAACAG GTTTGGGAAGCGGCGACGTCCTCATCCAGGCGGCGTTGCCACTCACCACCAGTGACACCAAAACGGTGTCGGAATGGATCAGCCAAATGGCGACTTTGCCTCAAGCCTCCAACTTGGCCATGCGGATCCTTCTCCCAACCTACCCCCAGCTGGTATAGCAAAAAGAGACT agacCAGATGAATAAAGAGCTATAA